In Candidatus Pelagibacter ubique HIMB140, a single window of DNA contains:
- a CDS encoding amino acid ABC transporter substrate-binding protein, whose translation MFKYLKQLTSLVAMVAVLFTFTTETMAAKKSKTLKNTQKKGFVRCGVSQGLPGFSNADAAGNWTGIDVDVCRAVAAAVLGDANKVKFTPLSAKERFTALTSGEIDILSRNTTWTLSRDADIGLTFVGVNFYDGQGFMVRKSSGITSTSQFKDGISACTNIGTTTELNMRDFFNSKGISYEPVAFEKADEVVAAYDAGRCDTYTTDKSGLAAQRTKMTNPDDHIVLPETVSKEPLGPVVRQGDSVWEDIVRWSLNAMIEAEEYGITSANADMMKSSDNPAVKRLVGAEGELGAAFGLDNEWSLRIIKQVGNYGESYKRNIADTGILPDRGPNELWTKGGILYVPPAR comes from the coding sequence ATGTTTAAATACTTAAAACAATTAACTTCTTTAGTAGCAATGGTTGCAGTGTTGTTTACTTTTACAACAGAAACTATGGCTGCTAAAAAATCTAAAACACTTAAAAACACTCAAAAGAAGGGTTTTGTAAGATGTGGAGTATCTCAAGGTCTTCCAGGATTTTCTAATGCTGATGCAGCAGGAAATTGGACTGGTATCGATGTTGATGTATGTAGAGCGGTAGCTGCTGCAGTATTAGGTGATGCAAACAAAGTTAAGTTTACACCATTAAGTGCTAAAGAAAGATTTACAGCTTTAACTTCTGGTGAGATTGATATCTTATCAAGAAACACAACTTGGACTCTTTCAAGAGATGCGGATATCGGACTAACTTTCGTTGGAGTAAACTTCTACGATGGTCAAGGTTTCATGGTTAGAAAAAGTTCTGGTATTACTTCAACAAGCCAATTCAAAGATGGTATCTCAGCTTGTACAAACATTGGTACAACAACTGAGTTAAACATGAGAGACTTCTTTAATTCTAAAGGAATTTCTTATGAGCCAGTTGCTTTTGAAAAAGCTGACGAAGTCGTAGCTGCTTATGATGCAGGTAGATGTGATACTTACACTACTGATAAATCAGGTCTTGCCGCACAAAGAACTAAAATGACTAACCCAGATGATCACATTGTATTACCTGAAACTGTTTCTAAAGAGCCTTTAGGACCAGTTGTTAGACAAGGTGACTCAGTATGGGAAGATATCGTTAGATGGTCTTTAAATGCTATGATCGAAGCTGAGGAGTATGGAATTACTTCAGCTAATGCAGATATGATGAAATCTTCAGACAATCCAGCTGTTAAAAGATTAGTTGGTGCTGAAGGTGAATTAGGTGCTGCTTTTGGTCTAGATAATGAGTGGAGCTTAAGAATTATCAAGCAAGTTGGTAATTACGGTGAAAGCTACAAAAGAAATATAGCTGACACTGGAATTTTACCAGACAGAGGTCCAAATGAATTATGGACTAAAGGTGGAATTCTTTACGTACCACCTGCAAGATAA
- a CDS encoding potassium transporter TrkG gives MPMLRVKYLSFFFLLISAFSFLNIIYSYYFNLYLNLNTYYFSLVISGLISFLFYKIDTSNKKPTIFEKILTVLLGYFVMPLVLSIPFYFSIYNLTFLNALFEAVSGFTSTGFTIFENIKHIDQGLVIWRSSIQWIGGLYFLFSIIFLIDIYDESLKKSLTNFLSFNTTEILKQTIKIFILYLSLTLAIFIILNIFGIRSFNSLNLAMTIISSGGFLPVNDLTTILVQNSQIIIFSLLMLVSFFSIFFVYNLIFLRKNINFFHEDIHLFLYLVITIGIFFIFFSYDNTFSYSFLSLVSSISNIGISLNVEQTKLQFLYLLLVIIGGSFISTSSGLRFLKIYSLTKYSLNQILSFSRPKNVFMNKLVFSKINFATQDINKYFLTIVIFIISLFSLTIFLSLSEINFEYSFKLAILTLMNTVNSAAYGISDFDFQSLHFITKYILIFFMIIGRIELLSLLLIAKKFLFKY, from the coding sequence ATGCCAATGCTTCGGGTAAAATATTTAAGTTTTTTCTTTCTATTAATTTCAGCTTTTTCATTTTTAAATATTATCTACTCTTATTATTTCAACTTATACTTAAACTTAAATACATATTACTTTAGCTTAGTAATATCTGGTTTAATTAGTTTTTTGTTCTATAAAATTGATACCTCGAATAAAAAACCTACAATATTTGAAAAAATATTAACTGTGCTTTTGGGATACTTTGTTATGCCATTAGTATTATCCATACCATTTTATTTTAGTATTTATAATTTAACATTTTTAAATGCATTATTTGAAGCAGTCTCTGGTTTTACTTCAACTGGATTTACAATATTTGAAAATATAAAACATATTGATCAGGGTTTAGTAATATGGAGATCATCAATTCAATGGATAGGGGGTTTATACTTTTTATTTTCAATAATTTTTTTGATTGATATTTACGATGAAAGCTTAAAAAAATCTCTCACAAATTTTTTATCATTTAATACAACTGAAATTTTAAAACAAACAATTAAAATATTTATTTTATATTTAAGCTTAACTTTAGCTATTTTTATAATTCTTAATATATTTGGAATTAGATCATTTAATTCATTAAATTTAGCAATGACGATTATTTCATCAGGTGGTTTTTTACCTGTAAACGATCTCACAACTATACTTGTACAAAATTCACAGATAATAATTTTTTCTTTATTAATGCTAGTTTCTTTTTTTAGTATTTTCTTTGTATATAATTTAATATTTTTAAGAAAAAATATTAATTTTTTTCACGAGGATATTCACCTATTTTTATACTTAGTAATAACTATCGGAATATTTTTTATATTTTTTAGTTATGATAACACTTTTTCTTATAGTTTTTTATCTTTAGTGAGTAGTATTTCTAACATTGGAATTTCATTGAATGTTGAACAAACAAAACTTCAATTTTTGTATTTACTTTTGGTTATAATTGGAGGTTCATTTATTTCAACAAGTTCAGGATTAAGATTTTTAAAAATTTACTCTTTAACAAAATATTCTTTAAATCAAATACTTTCTTTTAGTAGACCCAAAAATGTTTTTATGAATAAGCTAGTATTTTCTAAAATTAATTTTGCAACTCAAGATATTAATAAGTATTTCCTTACAATTGTGATTTTTATAATTTCACTTTTTTCATTAACGATTTTTTTATCTTTGAGTGAGATCAATTTTGAATATTCATTTAAACTAGCAATATTAACATTAATGAATACCGTTAACTCTGCAGCTTACGGAATAAGTGATTTTGATTTCCAAAGTTTACATTTTATTACTAAATATATTCTTATTTTCTTTATGATTATTGGTAGAATTGAATTGTTATCTTTATTATTGATAGCTAAAAAATTTCTGTTTAAATATTAA
- the trkA gene encoding Trk system potassium transporter TrkA encodes MNIIICGAGRVGFTIAKQLSEQGHSITVIDPSSEDIQKIDDALDVKAIVGKGSYPSILEKANAQEADMIIAVTRNDEINMVICQIAFSIFKIPKKIARIRSQDYLNPKFTTVYNKENLPIDVIISPEIEIAKSIQRKLEAPGALDSVPFADNKIRLLEILINENCSLINIKLSDLTKKYPNLKANVIGVIREDKFFIPKKTDEIKTNDKIYVIINSIQMSETMEAFGHNEKVSKKILIVGGGNIGFNLAKNIEENLDAARVKIIEKNKDRAEFLASELNNTIVINGDALDEEVLAEANLEESETVLALTNDDEDNLMVSVLVEKFAKDEKEIDDKRTMALINKPNYSLLQNSLKIDDLIDPRMNTVSSILKHIHKGTIETAYTIMNGEYEVIEAEIIETSELINKELKNSNLPEEIRIGAVLRDAKVIIPRSDFVFQKDDKVVFLAKKDSISVVENIFRISSI; translated from the coding sequence ATGAATATAATAATTTGTGGCGCTGGTAGAGTAGGCTTCACTATAGCTAAACAGCTAAGTGAGCAAGGTCATTCCATTACCGTAATAGATCCTTCTAGCGAAGATATTCAAAAAATTGATGATGCACTTGATGTCAAAGCTATTGTTGGAAAAGGAAGTTATCCTTCAATACTTGAAAAAGCTAATGCACAAGAAGCTGATATGATTATTGCTGTAACTCGAAATGACGAAATTAATATGGTTATATGCCAAATTGCTTTTTCGATATTTAAAATTCCAAAAAAAATTGCAAGAATAAGATCACAAGATTATTTAAATCCTAAGTTTACAACAGTTTATAATAAAGAAAATTTACCTATAGATGTTATTATTTCACCAGAAATTGAAATTGCAAAATCAATCCAAAGGAAACTCGAAGCTCCTGGAGCATTAGATAGTGTTCCTTTTGCAGACAATAAAATCAGGTTATTAGAAATATTAATTAATGAAAATTGTAGTTTGATTAATATTAAACTAAGTGATCTCACAAAAAAATACCCCAATCTCAAAGCAAATGTAATAGGTGTAATAAGAGAGGATAAGTTTTTTATTCCAAAAAAAACCGATGAAATAAAAACCAATGATAAGATTTATGTGATTATAAATTCAATCCAAATGTCTGAAACAATGGAAGCATTTGGTCACAATGAAAAAGTTTCTAAAAAAATTCTTATAGTTGGTGGAGGTAATATTGGTTTTAATTTAGCCAAAAATATTGAAGAAAATTTAGATGCTGCAAGAGTAAAAATTATTGAAAAAAATAAAGATAGGGCTGAATTTCTTGCAAGTGAACTAAACAATACAATAGTTATCAATGGAGATGCGTTAGATGAGGAAGTTTTAGCTGAAGCAAACTTAGAAGAATCAGAGACTGTTCTAGCTCTTACAAATGATGATGAGGATAACTTAATGGTAAGTGTTTTAGTCGAAAAATTTGCAAAAGATGAAAAAGAAATTGATGACAAAAGAACAATGGCATTAATTAATAAGCCAAATTATTCATTATTACAGAACTCACTCAAAATTGACGATTTGATTGATCCTAGAATGAATACTGTTTCTAGTATTTTAAAACATATACACAAAGGAACAATTGAAACAGCATATACAATAATGAATGGGGAATATGAGGTTATAGAGGCTGAGATTATTGAGACATCCGAATTAATCAACAAGGAATTAAAAAATTCCAACCTTCCTGAGGAAATTCGAATAGGTGCTGTACTTAGAGATGCTAAAGTAATTATACCTAGATCTGACTTTGTATTTCAAAAAGATGATAAAGTAGTTTTTTTAGCTAAAAAAGACTCAATCTCAGTTGTTGAAAACATTTTTAGAATTAGCTCAATTTAA
- a CDS encoding sigma-54-dependent transcriptional regulator produces MSSEILIVDDNSDIRNIINELILDAGYKTRLAANYNQALSEIDKKLPDVAILDVKLDKGDNDGIELLSHIKSKDKDVPVIIISGHANIEMAVKSLHEGAFEFIEKPFDQERLLNFVRRAVENYNLKKQNKEYETKLFSSYELIGNSKNILNINDQIKKISITESRVFINGPSGSGKELIARKIHKLSKRNKNPFVVLNGALLDSNKYELELFGEEKDNGSISYGALEKANKGTLLIDQVSEIPLDIQSKILRVLTDQKFKRVNGSNDVSVNVRLICSSSKDLKKEIEIGNFREDLFHRLNVFEINVEPLSQRISDIPLLIKYFSKKISENYNINQLEIDEDNTYILNHDWHGNVRELRNLIERIAILQPDTKEKISNIIKESLKNINFNEQLAENSLSVPLKEAREKFEKEYLTIQLKKFNGNISKTANFVGMERSALHRKLKGLGIKEFN; encoded by the coding sequence ATGAGTTCTGAAATTTTAATTGTAGATGATAACAGTGATATAAGGAATATCATTAATGAGTTAATTTTGGATGCTGGTTATAAAACAAGACTTGCTGCTAATTATAATCAAGCATTATCTGAAATAGATAAAAAACTTCCAGATGTTGCAATTCTTGATGTTAAATTAGATAAGGGTGATAATGATGGAATAGAACTGTTATCACATATTAAATCAAAAGATAAAGATGTTCCTGTTATAATAATTTCAGGTCATGCAAACATTGAAATGGCTGTAAAATCTCTTCATGAAGGAGCTTTCGAATTCATTGAAAAACCTTTTGATCAGGAAAGATTGTTAAATTTTGTAAGAAGAGCAGTTGAGAATTATAATCTTAAAAAACAAAATAAAGAATATGAAACAAAATTGTTTTCATCATACGAATTAATAGGAAATAGTAAAAATATTTTAAACATCAATGATCAAATTAAAAAAATTTCAATTACAGAAAGTAGGGTATTTATTAATGGTCCTTCAGGATCTGGAAAAGAATTAATTGCAAGAAAAATTCATAAATTATCAAAAAGAAATAAAAATCCCTTTGTAGTTTTGAATGGAGCCTTATTAGACTCAAACAAATATGAACTTGAATTGTTCGGAGAAGAGAAGGATAATGGTTCTATATCTTATGGTGCATTAGAAAAAGCTAACAAAGGAACCTTATTGATAGATCAAGTTTCTGAAATACCTTTAGATATACAATCAAAAATTTTAAGAGTTTTAACTGATCAAAAGTTTAAAAGAGTTAATGGTTCAAACGACGTAAGTGTAAATGTTAGATTAATATGCTCCTCAAGTAAGGATTTGAAGAAAGAAATTGAAATAGGTAATTTTAGAGAAGATTTATTTCATAGACTTAATGTTTTTGAAATAAATGTTGAACCATTGAGTCAACGAATTTCAGATATTCCACTTTTAATTAAATACTTTTCAAAAAAAATATCTGAAAACTATAATATTAACCAATTAGAAATAGATGAAGACAATACCTATATTTTAAATCATGACTGGCATGGTAATGTGAGAGAATTAAGAAATTTAATTGAACGAATTGCAATTTTACAACCTGATACAAAGGAAAAAATTTCAAATATAATTAAAGAATCCTTAAAAAATATTAATTTCAATGAACAATTGGCTGAAAACAGCTTATCTGTGCCATTAAAAGAGGCTAGAGAAAAATTTGAAAAGGAGTATTTAACTATTCAATTGAAAAAATTTAATGGAAATATTTCGAAAACAGCTAATTTCGTAGGAATGGAAAGAAGTGCCTTACACCGAAAATTAAAAGGGCTAGGAATTAAAGAATTTAATTAA